Proteins encoded by one window of Synechococcus sp. MVIR-18-1:
- the gap gene encoding type I glyceraldehyde-3-phosphate dehydrogenase — MTLRVAINGFGRIGRNVLRGWISRGANTDLEIVGMNSTSDPKTSAHLLTYDSILGRLDPSVDIQTTDDTMIINGKEIKFFADRNPLNCPWKDWGVDLVIESTGVFNTDEKASMHIQAGAKKVILTAPGKGAGVGTFVVGVNADQYRHEDWDILSNASCTTNCLAPIVKVLDQNFGMEWGLMTTIHSYTGDQRILDNSHRDLRRARAAALNMVPTTTGAAKAVALVYPEVKGKLTGFAMRVPTPNVSAVDLTFGTSKGPSVEDVKAVMKQASENGMKGIIKYSDLPLVSTDFAGTNESTIFDADLTYAMGDKAVKILAWYDNEWGYSQRVVDLAEVVAKGWK, encoded by the coding sequence ATGACCCTGCGCGTTGCCATCAATGGATTCGGCCGAATTGGTCGCAATGTGCTGCGGGGTTGGATCAGCCGAGGTGCGAATACTGATCTTGAAATCGTGGGAATGAATTCCACGTCTGACCCCAAGACCAGCGCGCACTTGCTCACCTACGACTCGATTTTGGGCCGTTTGGATCCGTCAGTGGACATCCAAACCACGGATGACACGATGATCATCAATGGCAAGGAAATCAAATTCTTCGCCGATCGCAACCCTCTCAACTGCCCTTGGAAGGATTGGGGTGTGGACCTGGTGATCGAATCCACAGGTGTGTTCAACACCGATGAGAAGGCCAGCATGCACATCCAGGCTGGTGCCAAGAAAGTGATTCTCACTGCTCCTGGTAAGGGCGCTGGCGTCGGCACCTTTGTGGTTGGTGTGAACGCAGACCAGTACCGCCACGAAGATTGGGACATCCTCAGCAACGCAAGCTGCACCACGAACTGTCTGGCGCCAATTGTCAAAGTTCTGGATCAGAACTTCGGCATGGAATGGGGTTTGATGACCACCATTCACAGCTACACCGGTGACCAGAGAATCCTGGACAACAGCCACCGTGACCTGCGTCGTGCGCGTGCAGCCGCACTGAACATGGTGCCGACAACCACCGGTGCAGCTAAGGCTGTGGCCTTGGTCTATCCCGAAGTGAAGGGCAAGCTCACCGGCTTCGCCATGCGCGTTCCCACTCCCAACGTGTCGGCTGTTGACCTCACCTTCGGAACCTCCAAGGGGCCGAGTGTGGAAGACGTTAAAGCGGTGATGAAGCAGGCCTCTGAGAACGGCATGAAGGGAATCATCAAGTACAGCGACCTGCCTCTTGTCTCCACCGATTTCGCCGGTACAAACGAATCGACGATCTTCGACGCTGATCTCACCTATGCCATGGGCGACAAGGCTGTGAAGATCTTGGCTTGGTACGACAACGAGTGGGGCTACAGCCAGCGTGTTGTCGACTTGGCTGAGGTTGTTGCCAAGGGTTGGAAGTAA
- the thiL gene encoding thiamine-phosphate kinase, with translation MSITLAELGEAELLSRLARFAPPGQLNDDTALLPPDSRALLVNTDVMVEGVHFSDATTAPADVGWRAVVANLSDLAASGSEQVEGITVGLVAPGTTSWWWIEQVYQGISEALEHFGGTLLGGDCSTGNQRLLSISAFGRLGPLRLHRAQAQPGDLLMSSGPHGLSRLGLALLQDTPLPSALPVPARLKEQAIRCHQRPWPRLDALQTLVACKPEQLPWRAGGTDSSDGLLAAVNGLCQSSGCGAVLRRDALPRADAWPCESAWDRWCLSGGEDFELVLSLPPEWAESWRQHQPESCCFGSITADTGRIIWNDDGALLQPSGFSHYR, from the coding sequence GTGAGCATCACCCTGGCCGAACTCGGAGAAGCAGAGCTGCTCAGCCGTCTGGCCCGCTTTGCTCCTCCTGGCCAGCTCAATGACGACACAGCCTTGCTGCCACCAGATTCCAGGGCTCTGCTCGTGAACACCGACGTGATGGTGGAGGGTGTTCATTTCAGCGATGCAACCACAGCCCCTGCCGACGTGGGTTGGCGAGCTGTGGTGGCCAACCTGTCTGATCTAGCTGCCAGCGGCTCTGAGCAGGTGGAGGGGATCACGGTGGGCCTTGTGGCCCCAGGTACCACGTCTTGGTGGTGGATTGAACAGGTGTACCAAGGCATCTCAGAAGCCCTCGAGCATTTTGGTGGAACTCTGCTGGGAGGTGACTGCAGCACCGGTAACCAACGACTGCTCTCGATCAGTGCGTTTGGACGACTCGGACCGTTACGACTGCATCGGGCACAGGCCCAACCTGGTGATCTGCTGATGAGCAGTGGCCCCCATGGACTGAGCCGCCTTGGACTGGCACTTCTGCAAGACACACCGCTACCCAGCGCACTCCCAGTTCCAGCCAGGCTGAAAGAGCAGGCGATTCGATGTCACCAGCGGCCATGGCCAAGGCTTGATGCCTTGCAGACCTTGGTGGCCTGCAAACCCGAGCAGCTTCCCTGGCGAGCCGGTGGGACCGACAGCAGCGATGGCCTGCTTGCTGCCGTGAATGGTCTTTGTCAAAGCAGTGGTTGCGGCGCTGTTCTACGCAGGGATGCCCTCCCACGCGCTGATGCCTGGCCCTGCGAAAGCGCATGGGATCGCTGGTGTCTCAGTGGTGGCGAAGATTTCGAACTGGTGCTGAGCCTGCCTCCTGAGTGGGCTGAATCCTGGAGACAGCATCAGCCTGAGAGTTGCTGCTTCGGCAGCATCACTGCCGACACAGGCAGGATCATCTGGAACGACGATGGTGCGTTGCTGCAGCCATCAGGGTTCTCCCATTACCGCTAA